One genomic region from Oncorhynchus masou masou isolate Uvic2021 unplaced genomic scaffold, UVic_Omas_1.1 unplaced_scaffold_5355, whole genome shotgun sequence encodes:
- the LOC135535946 gene encoding protein HID1-like, protein MNSSHDPLCSELWSPLCSSPPQDTAEDIQSIDSCEYIWEAGVGFAQSPPLNYTHDLNRTELLKLLLTCFSEAMYLPPSADNNILNPWVTFFCATDNRHALPLFTSLLNVVCAYDAVGYGIPYNHLMFSDYREVLVEHAVQVLIVTLEHEAGPAAAQHSLDHSTSAMEDLEPVGPDNLFVNYLSRIHREEDFSFILKGLARLMTNPLIQTYLPNSAKKIRFHQELLVLFWKLCDFNKKFLFFVLKSSDVLDVLVPILFYLNDARADQSRVGLVHIGVFILLLLSGERNFGVRLNKPYSVRVPMDIPVFTGTHADLLIV, encoded by the exons ATGAATTCCTCACACGACCCGTTGTGCAGTGAACTATG GTCACCTCTGTGTTCTTCTCCTCCCCAGGACACAGCAGAGGACATCCAGTCCATAGACAGCTGTGAGTACATCTGGGAGGCAGGAGTGGGGTTCGCTCAGTCCCCCCCACTCAACTACACCCACGACCTCAACAG GACGGAGCTGCTGAAGCTGCTGTTGACCTGTTTCTCTGAGGCCATGTACCTGCCCCCCTCTGCTGACAACAACATCCTCAACCCCTGGGTTACCTTCTTCTGCGCTACAgacaacag acaTGCCCTGCCTCTCTTCACGTCTCTCCTCAACGTGGTGTGTGCCTATGACGCAGTGGGTTACGGTATCCCTTACAATCACCTGATGTTCTCTGACTACCGAGAGGTGTTGGTGGAGCATGCTGTCCAGGTCCTCATAGTGACTCTGGAGCACGAGGCCGGGCCAGCCGCAGCACAACACAGCCTGGACCATTCCACCTCCGCCATGGAGGACCtagag CCTGTGGGACCAGACAACCTGTTTGTAAACTACCTGTCCAGGATCCATAGGGAGGAG GACTTCAGCTTCATCCTGAAGGGTCTGGCCAGACTGATGACCAACCCTCTGATCCAGACCTACCTGCCCAACTCAGCCAAGAAGATCCGCTTCCACCAGGAGCTACTGGTGCTCTTCTGGAAGCTCTGTGACTTCAACAAG AAGTTCCTATTCTTCGTGTTGAAGAGCAGTGATGTTCTGGATGTCCTGGTGCCGATCCTGTTCTACCTGAATGATGCACGGGCTGACCAGT ctCGTGTGGGCCTGGTACACATCGGTGTGTTTATCCTGCTGCTGCTGAGTGGAGAGAGGAACTTTGGTGTGCGTTTGAATAAACCCTACTCTGTACGAGTCCCCATGGACATCCCTGTGTTCACTGGAACTCATGCTGACCTGCTCATAGTG